Within the Novosphingobium pentaromativorans US6-1 genome, the region ACACCATCGGCATGCCCGAGAGCGAGTACGGCATGTTCCTCGAATATGCCGAGCTCAAGGACAAGCACGACTATCTGCAGCGTTTCGGCGTCGATTCCGATGAGGACATCGCCCGCACGCTAGCCATGTTCGGCGGTTTCACGGAGGGCGTGCAGCTTTTCGCCAGCTTCGCGATGCTGATGAACTTCCCGCGCTTCAACAAGATGAAGGGCATGGGCCAGATCGTTTCATGGTCGGTGCGCGACGAATCGCTGCACTGCGAGGGCATCACCCGCCTGTTCCACGCCTTCACCAAGGAACGCGACTGCCTGACCAAGGCGGTGAAGGAAGACATCGCCGACCAGTGCCAGACGACCGTGCGGCTGGAAGACAACTTCATCGACCTGGCCTTCGAGCTGGGCCCGGTCCCCGGCATGACCGCCAAGGACATCAAGAAGTACATCCGCTTCATCGCGGACTGGCGTCTCGGCCAGCTTGGCCTCAAGCCGATCTACCTGATCGACGAGCACCCGCTGCCCTGGCTGCAGCCGCTGCTCAACGGCGTCGAGCATGCCAACTTCTTCGAGACCCGCGCCACCGAATATTCCAAGGGCGCGACCCGCGGCAACTGGAACGACGTCTGGACGAACTTCGACCAGCGCCGCAAGGCCAAGGCCAACGACGTCGACGAACTCGACGACGGCAGCGAGCCCGACATGTTCGGCGGCACGCAGGCAGCGGAGTAATCCGCCAGGCCACACGCCGCTGCGACATCGCGGCCTCTCCCGCACAAGCCGGAAAACGATAAGACCGCCCCTCCCGCGCGCGGGAGGGGGCCCGGGGTGGGCGCAGCTACCTCGACTGCCGTCTTGCTGCAGTGCAAAATCGCCACGCTGCCTGTGACATGAAAGACACGCGCGGCAATTACCGGGCTATCGGTGCCGTATTCTTGCAACCTTGGGATTGTACCCGGCGTTGAAACGTCGGAACAAGGGTGCAGCCGGGTTCGGCAGGACATGGCAAGCCTGTTCCTGCCACTCGTGCCGGAGGAAGCGTCAGCGAAAGCAGGCGCCAGAGCCGGCCAGGCGCCGCCCGGACAGCGCGAATCCCCGTCCGGGCGGCGCTGCCTCTTCCTGCGAAACGCTTGCCGCAGGATGGAGCAATGGAGCGTCCTGGCGGAGCATCATGACACTGCATCATGACTTGGCCACGACGCTCCTTTTTCTTCGGGCGATCCCGTTCAGGCCAGCCAGGTTGATGGATTGGGCATCGGTGCATGCTTCTGCGCGTTGAGCAGGCTCAATACGCTGCGCACGATCACCAGCACTGCGACGGCGGGCAGGATCAGGAAGCCGATCAGCACGATCATGAGCATGAAGCCCACGACAGAGCCGACCAGCCCGATCCAGAACGTGTTGATCAGGTACTGGTAATGCGAAACTTCCCAGTCCGCTTTCGGTTCGTTGCGCCAGACAAATGCAAGAACGATGCCGACGATCGCCGTTATCCCGGTCAGGAACGAGGCAAGATAAAGCAGGCTGATGATCGTCGGATTATTGAACTCGAAACCTGAATTGGCAGGCGTCGGGGTGGGCTTCA harbors:
- a CDS encoding ribonucleotide-diphosphate reductase subunit beta; translation: MPLLEARKTYKPFEYPWAYDYWKLQQQVHWLPEEVPLGEDCRDWAQKLSEHERNLLTQIFRFFTQADVEVQDCYHDKYARVFKPTEIKMMLTAFSNMETVHIAAYSHLLDTIGMPESEYGMFLEYAELKDKHDYLQRFGVDSDEDIARTLAMFGGFTEGVQLFASFAMLMNFPRFNKMKGMGQIVSWSVRDESLHCEGITRLFHAFTKERDCLTKAVKEDIADQCQTTVRLEDNFIDLAFELGPVPGMTAKDIKKYIRFIADWRLGQLGLKPIYLIDEHPLPWLQPLLNGVEHANFFETRATEYSKGATRGNWNDVWTNFDQRRKAKANDVDELDDGSEPDMFGGTQAAE
- a CDS encoding DUF4870 family protein codes for the protein MDEMKPTPTPANSGFEFNNPTIISLLYLASFLTGITAIVGIVLAFVWRNEPKADWEVSHYQYLINTFWIGLVGSVVGFMLMIVLIGFLILPAVAVLVIVRSVLSLLNAQKHAPMPNPSTWLA